A single window of Nasonia vitripennis strain AsymCx chromosome 4, Nvit_psr_1.1, whole genome shotgun sequence DNA harbors:
- the LOC100116713 gene encoding phosphorylated adapter RNA export protein: METESLELEDGEVVDDEPIDAFEAYNVLQRPHSHVPPVPEQSNKLRYSDDSDVSEASESDSDSDAGHCRIKRPKIKIKRCKTLNQQSRSNDKYKVWCTQVQEESLTEDLVSCGVTRSLYHDRNVESYDYTMGYSLNKKSRDNNTSDEDQEVEPRLTNKRTFNDRRNAKLRLGKRSKSHENEEDPKGAARILPDLIVTTESSVDEVAADIADKLSEKKDTLIKRVVEILGKEQAIDFFQKTKKIEEEGGMLIMNGSRRRTAGGIYLYLVKNDDHIPQPKIREIFYQDKRENTDRKKMIETTHRKQQTQELMKLLENGSNKDLPALLNRAELSTRQIAEEARLRRGEGMDRIPIDSDRTVSNPPPSPVTDDPDHSEPPNPVCSRRIQEYGDDFLDIGVEVDMEVF; this comes from the exons ATGGAGACGGAATCACTGGAGCTCGAGGACGGAGAAGTCGTCGACGACGAG CCCATCGATGCTTTTGAAGCTTACAATGTTCTTCAACGACCACATAGTCATGTTCCCCCTGTTCCAGAGCAATCCAATAAGCTCAGATATAGTGATGATTCAGATGTATCAGAAGCTTCTGAAAGTGACTCTGATTCTGATGCAGGACATTGTAGGATAAAGAGACCAAAAATCAAGATAAAACGCTGTAAGACATTGAATCAACAGTCTAGGTCTAATGACAAATACAAAGTATGGTGTACACAGGTGCAAGAAGAATCATTGACAGAAGATTTGGTCTCTTGTGGAGTAACAAGAAGTTTATACCATGATCGTAATGTTGAAAGTTATGATTACACAATGGGATACTcacttaataaaaaaagccgAGATAACAATACTTCTGATGAGGATCAAGAAGTAGAACCAAGACTGACAAACAAAAGAACATTTAATGATAGGCGTAATGCTAAATTAAGATTGGGTAAAAGGAGTAAAAGtcatgaaaatgaagaagatCCAAAAGGAGCAGCCAGAATCCTTCCAGATTTAATTGTAACTACAGAATCTTCTGTTGATGAAGTAGCAGCCGATATTGCAGACAAATTATCAGAAAAAAAGGATACCCTCATCA AAAGGGTGGTTGAAATTTTAGGAAAAGAGCAAGCTATCGACTTTTTCCAAAAAACAAAGAAgatagaagaagaaggaggtaTGTTGATCATGAATGGTTCCAGAAGAAGAACTGCAGGCGGAATTTACCTCTACCTTGTTAAAAATGACGATCACATTCCTCAGCCAAAAATTCGAGAAATATTCTACCAGGACAAAAGAGAGAATACAGATAGAAAAAAGATGATAGAGACCACACATAGAAAACAACAGACTCAAGAGCTTATGAAACTCTTAGAAA ATGGTTCAAATAAAGATTTACCAGCTTTACTAAACCGAGCTGAACTTTCAACACGACAAATAGCTGAAGAAGCAAGATTAAGAAGGGGCGAAGGTATGGATAGGATTCCAATCGATTCAGATCGTACAGTCTCTAATCCGCCACCAAGTCCCGTAACAGACGATCCCGATCATTCTGAGCCCCCGAATCCGGTTTGTTCAAGACGGATTCAAGAGTATGGAGATGATTTTCTTGATATTGGTGTAGAAGTGGACATGGAAGTCTTTTAA
- the LOC100116678 gene encoding GON-4-like protein isoform X1 has protein sequence MDESAEKSSVSFSFSLDLDSVVSDASLDSDATDDGLQIDVAEVDDFNNDNTTKLRRQVTVDETSFLNEMEEEIERQLDAKAAKSNLTATNVKNILKHVISHEHVRAMVNKRLTKGDDDIVFEPKLTRAKAKELALAQPDIPWPMTPVKTTTSEVQVLIQEEFPEDSSDEEYQPDQDPPSDDDKDVDNSVGSDMDSQPRTPATPCELSASMERAITPDVQYDQEGVFKVPQNIPHVPTEEESIGHRTRSKLCLSETPLEQIEQAFIPPDITTDMYDWDWEPEDEYINFLKELYTQPIPKEINIDDDPEADPEYNILEDEDIELLDKEEELREDKAVKITKKELKTLIAELDEFADQFAKQHEQEQQRQQLLQQQQQQQQQHKISKKKRTPDSSFVSMETSFPGNPMVELLPVLAEPELPEIVNPHQRYLISVQLSQHVQLMAQQFIMTYKHPMLHKHSQICKDNLGSLRTLGAHIGSEFIAQNLADALQLVSDWELKFTDETFSEEYAEFLDAEIEQEKIFFKTKRKYKNQFHPELIKLMVDSKALMHPQLLPTVFPNSTSIHDKLKYLSSEEHLIAIGLEQFIPYIKSLNKRFNKDCHIFADAVKEIQKYLLPTKDVKGMIMHIKRRKIAKINNPIKHYYVTGSAPRTEHCVLNKYDLRAPIDQPIIFLPPFWKDIIDNIRYGTLEEFLCFTKSKKIDYDDEFLPVSHDEIMIHKDHELRNPIVNVMRNMPSLMTPQKADTSTSSSKSGSSASSSKPKITQSRVNEAESDAESAESMRTCETDEEESRPTRLRMTTPRLAKIKSAQNMKLMAQNLSPKVTTSSTNTINENKDYSDKNDDDASSFSKGDNEDEIAELMLASTTIKKNTASRKKTKQARELENLKRLLEAENNINECDRATKFAASYIQKINMKVESKDPELYRAVFKLFLDYSEKIENLDQNNGSDYFLDENASLPGGKNLQVTERKDIDRDKLAVELYKEVNEKLQEYPDLLTDFLLFLTPHQAALVDKSVEHTHLLKMREFVQVTEMYFAKQPSRIGKVMQAMTQISSDPFVTIETAQAVMGAALKGHPLIMDLFLQILPTGKPPERLLFTISLFAAHMFENLLCPVGPHDKNKAYDADAPEFYENIELPVSTPQEDPYGGDSCKCDCHNFVDSKAKGTNEHCASCGTRFLNGRIYLQTSEGLRPAKITFPGADDEKLENISRVSLKTTERFVPCPPPRKRRKSSKRDSLSEESNVKPFSSKGSPTKDSLEESDKPSTKSNKKGMKSPSKSIDSKKLVKSASVKSKREKRTDKKDVKFEPKTDDDQNEFGPNTDNTEFEEGIGCNTTNDEYVDLFGTKLGEISTDSHEDDALTSPEKVNVSFTNVEKLDNSSDSDSSTNLETEQSAIDTPWTMQEDKILLENVQKEYSEKTFNLISASLKNRSVHQVKERCEYLLSLIEKMA, from the exons ATGGACGAGTCAGCAGAAAAAAGCAGTGTCTCTTTTTCCTTTAGCCTGGATTTAGATTCCGTAGTCAGCGATGCTTCATTAGATTCGGATGCAACTGATGATGGGCTTCAAATTGATGTTGCAGAAGTGGATGATTTCAATAATGATAATACAACTAAATTAAGAAGACAAGTGACTGTTGATGAAACAtcttttttgaatgaaatgGAGGAGGAGATTGAACGGCAATTGGATGCAAAGGCAGCTAAATCTAACTTGACTGCTAcgaatgtaaaaaatattttgaaacatGTTATATCACATGAACATGTTAGAGCAATGGTCAATAAAAGACTAACAAAAGGAGATGATGATATTGTTTTTGAACCTAAATTAACAAGGGCTAAAGCCAA AGAACTAGCTTTGGCTCAACCTGATATCCCTTGGCCTATGACACCAGTAAAGACCACAACTTCTGAGGTTCAAGTGCTTATACAAGAAGAATTTCCTGAAGATTCCTCTGATGAAGAATATCAACCTGACCAAGATCCACCAAGCGATGACGATAAAGATGTGGATAATTCTGTAGGAAGCGATATGGATTCTCAGCCAAGAACACCTGCAACTCCCTGTGAGTTATCTGCTTCAATGGAGAGAGCAATCACACCTGATGTTCAATATGATCAAGAAGGAGTTTTTAAAGTACCACAAAA TATTCCACATGTTCCAACTGAAGAGGAAAGTATAGGCCACAGAACTCGATCAAAACTGTGTCTTAGTGAAACACCTTTAGAACAAATAGAACAAGCATTTATCCCACCAGATATCACAACAGACATGTATGACTGGGACTGGGAACCAGAAGACGAGTATATCAACTTTTTGAAGGAATTGTATACTCAGCCTATTCCAAAAGAAATAAACATTGATGATGATCCTGAAGCAGATCCAGAGTATAATATTCTGGAGGATGAAGACATAGAATTAC TGGATAAAGAAGAAGAACTCAGAGAAGACAAAGCAGTCAAAATAACCAAGAAAGAATTGAAGACTTTGATAGCAGAACTTGATGAATTTGCAGACCAGTTTGCAAAACAACATGAGCAAGAACAACAACGACAACAACTAttacaacaacagcaacagcagcagcaacaacataaaatatcgaaaaagaaaagaactcCCGATTCTTCGTTTGTATCAATGGAGACTTCTTTTCCT gGAAATCCAATGGTGGAATTATTGCCTGTGTTAGCTGAACCAGAACTTCCAGAAATTGTTAATCCACACCAACGCTATTTAATATCTGTTCAGCTTTCTCAACATGTGCAACTAATGGCCCAACAATTTATAATGACTTATAAACATCCAATGCTGCACAAACATTCACAAATTTGTAAAGACAATTTAGGCAGTTTACG TACTTTAGGTGCACATATTGGTTCAGAATTTATAGCTCAGAATCTCGCAGATGCATTACAGTTAGTTTCTGATTGGGAATTAAAATTCACTGATGAGACATTTTCTGAGGAATATGCTGAATTTCTAGATGCAGAAATCGAACaagaaaaaatcttttttaagacaaaaagaaaatataaaaaccaGTTCCACCCTGAATTAATTAAGTTAATGGTTGATAGTAAAGCACTTATGCATCCCCAATTGCTTCCAACCGTTTTCCCTAATTCTACTTCAATACACGATAAGCtcaaatatttatcatcagAAGAACA TCTTATAGCTATTGGATTAGAACAGTTCATACCATACATCAAGTCGTTGAACAAGCGATTTAATAAAGACTGCCATATATTTGCCGATGCTGTAaaagaaatacaaaaatatttgctACCAACAAAAGATGTGAAAGGAATGATAATGCACATAAAAAGACGTAAAATAGCTAAGATAAACAACCCCATTAAG CATTATTATGTAACTGGCTCAGCTCCAAGAACAGAACACtgtgttttaaataaatacgaCCTTAGAGCACCAATAGATCAacctataatttttttacctCCATTTTGGAAAGATATAATTGACAAT ATACGGTATGGCACACTTGAGGAGTTCTTATGTTTCACGAAGTCAAAAAAGATAGATTATGACGACGAATTTCTTCCAGTATCTCACGATGAGATCATGATACATAAAGATCATGAATTGAGAAATCCGATAGTTAACGTGATGAGAAATATGCCTTCGTTAATGACACCCCAAAAAGCAGATACTAGCACATCGTCTTCAAAAAGTGGCAGCTCTGCGAGTAGTTCAAAGCCCAAAATAACGCAGTCGAGGGTAAACGAAGCTGAATCCGATGCAGAGTCTGCAGAGAGTATGAGGACATGCGAAACGGACGAAGAGGAGTCGAGGCCAACTCGATTAAGGATGACTACACCTCGTCTGGCAAAAATCAAGAGTGCTCAAAATATGAAACTTATGGCCCAGAATTTATCACCAAAGGTTACCACGTCGAGTACTAATACCATCAATGAGAACAAAGACTACTCCGACAAAAATGACGACGACGCATCTTCGTTTAGCAAAGGG GATAATGAAGACGAAATAGCTGAACTTATGCTTGCTAGCACAACCATAAAGAAGAATACTGCAAGTCGAAAGAAGACAAAGCAAGCTAGAGAGTTGGAAAATTTAAAACGATTGTTAGAggctgaaaataatattaatgaatGCGATAGAGCTACGA aatttGCTGCCTCATATATTCAAAAGATTAACATGAAAGTGGAATCGAAAGACCCAGAGCTATATAGGGCTGTATTCAAGTTATTTTTGGACTACAGTGAAAAGATAGAAAATCTTGATCAGAATAATGGCAGCGATTATTTTCTGGATGAAAATGCATCTCTTCCTGGTGGTAAAAATTTACAAGTCACAGAAAGAAAGGATATTGATAGAGATAAACTTGCAGTGGAACTTTATAAAGaagtcaatgaaaaactccaGGAATATCCGGATCTGCTCacagattttttattatttttgacaCCACATCAGGCGGCACTAGTAGACAAATCCGTAGAACACACACACTTGCTGAAAATGCGCGAATTTGTTCAAGTAACCGAAATGTATTTCGCAAAACAACCTTCTCGTATAGGAAAAGTTATGCAAGCAATGACACAAATATCCTCGGATCCGTTTGTAACGATCGAGACGGCACAAGCTGTAATGGGCGCAGCTCTTAAAGGACATCCATTAATTATGGATCTGTTTTTGCAAATTCTTCCTACAGGGAAACCTCCTGAAAG ATTGCTTTTCACGATTAGCTTGTTTGCTGCTCACATGTTCGAGAATCTTTTGTGTCCAGTTGGGCCACATGACAAAAACAAGGCCTACGATGCGGATGCTCCGGAATTTTATGAAAACATTGAGCTACCAGTGTCTACTCCTCAAGAAGACCCTTACGGAGGCGATAGTTGCAAGTGTGATTGTCACAATTTTGTTGATTCGAAAGCCAAAGGAACCAACGAACATTGCGCGTCTTGTGGGACAAGG tttttgaacGGAAGGATATATCTACAAACTTCCGAAGGTTTGAGGCCAGCGAAAATTACGTTCCCTGGAGCAGACGATGAAAAGCTCGAGAACATTTCGCGagtatctttaaaaacaaCTGAAAGATTTGTTCCATGCCCACCGCCGAGAAAGCGTCGGAAATCTTCTAAGAGAGATTCATTATCTGAGGAATCCAATGTTAAACCTTTTTCATCCAAAGGATCGCCTACGAAAGATAGTTTGGAAGAAAGCGATAAACCGTCgacaaaatctaataaaaaggGCATGAAATCGCCATCTAAATCTATAGATTCTAAGAAATTAGTCAAATCTGCTTCTGTAAAAAGTAAACGAGAGAAAAGGACTGATAAAAAAGATGTCAAATTTGAGCCAAAGACTGATGACGATCAAAACGAATTTGGTCCTAATACTGATAATACGGAATTTGAAGAAGGTATAGGCTGTAATACTACTAATGATGAATATGTGGATTTGT tTGGTACTAAACTTGGTGAAATAAGTACCGATAGTCATGAAGACGACGCATTGACAAGCCCGGAAAAAGTAAACGTTTCTTTCACAAATGTGGAAAAATTAGATAATTCTAGTGATTCTGATAGCAGTACAAATTTGGAAACTGAGCAGTCAGCTATTGATACGCCTTGGACAATGCAAGAAGATAAAATACTCTTAGAGAATGTACAGAAAGAATACTCGGAAAAAACTTTTAACTTAATTAGTGCATCATTGAAAAATAGATCTGTTCATCAG gTGAAGGAACGATGTGAATATTTACTGTCTCTGATAGAAAAAATGGCATAA
- the LOC100116678 gene encoding GON-4-like protein isoform X2 encodes MDESAEKSSVSFSFSLDLDSVVSDASLDSDATDDGLQIDVAEVDDFNNDNTTKLRRQVTVDETSFLNEMEEEIERQLDAKAAKSNLTATNVKNILKHVISHEHVRAMVNKRLTKGDDDIVFEPKLTRAKAKELALAQPDIPWPMTPVKTTTSEVQVLIQEEFPEDSSDEEYQPDQDPPSDDDKDVDNSVGSDMDSQPRTPATPCELSASMERAITPDVQYDQEGVFKVPQNIPHVPTEEESIGHRTRSKLCLSETPLEQIEQAFIPPDITTDMYDWDWEPEDEYINFLKELYTQPIPKEINIDDDPEADPEYNILEDEDIELLDKEEELREDKAVKITKKELKTLIAELDEFADQFAKQHEQEQQRQQLLQQQQQQQQQHKISKKKRTPDSSFVSMETSFPGNPMVELLPVLAEPELPEIVNPHQRYLISVQLSQHVQLMAQQFIMTYKHPMLHKHSQICKDNLGSLRTLGAHIGSEFIAQNLADALQLVSDWELKFTDETFSEEYAEFLDAEIEQEKIFFKTKRKYKNQFHPELIKLMVDSKALMHPQLLPTVFPNSTSIHDKLKYLSSEEHLIAIGLEQFIPYIKSLNKRFNKDCHIFADAVKEIQKYLLPTKDVKGMIMHIKRRKIAKINNPIKHYYVTGSAPRTEHCVLNKYDLRAPIDQPIIFLPPFWKDIIDNIRYGTLEEFLCFTKSKKIDYDDEFLPVSHDEIMIHKDHELRNPIVNVMRNMPSLMTPQKADTSTSSSKSGSSASSSKPKITQSRVNEAESDAESAESMRTCETDEEESRPTRLRMTTPRLAKIKSAQNMKLMAQNLSPKVTTSSTNTINENKDYSDKNDDDASSFSKGDNEDEIAELMLASTTIKKNTASRKKTKQARELENLKRLLEAENNINECDRATKFAASYIQKINMKVESKDPELYRAVFKLFLDYSEKIENLDQNNGSDYFLDENASLPGGKNLQVTERKDIDRDKLAVELYKEVNEKLQEYPDLLTDFLLFLTPHQAALVDKSVEHTHLLKMREFVQVTEMYFAKQPSRIGKVMQAMTQISSDPFVTIETAQAVMGAALKGHPLIMDLFLQILPTGKPPESLFAAHMFENLLCPVGPHDKNKAYDADAPEFYENIELPVSTPQEDPYGGDSCKCDCHNFVDSKAKGTNEHCASCGTRFLNGRIYLQTSEGLRPAKITFPGADDEKLENISRVSLKTTERFVPCPPPRKRRKSSKRDSLSEESNVKPFSSKGSPTKDSLEESDKPSTKSNKKGMKSPSKSIDSKKLVKSASVKSKREKRTDKKDVKFEPKTDDDQNEFGPNTDNTEFEEGIGCNTTNDEYVDLFGTKLGEISTDSHEDDALTSPEKVNVSFTNVEKLDNSSDSDSSTNLETEQSAIDTPWTMQEDKILLENVQKEYSEKTFNLISASLKNRSVHQVKERCEYLLSLIEKMA; translated from the exons ATGGACGAGTCAGCAGAAAAAAGCAGTGTCTCTTTTTCCTTTAGCCTGGATTTAGATTCCGTAGTCAGCGATGCTTCATTAGATTCGGATGCAACTGATGATGGGCTTCAAATTGATGTTGCAGAAGTGGATGATTTCAATAATGATAATACAACTAAATTAAGAAGACAAGTGACTGTTGATGAAACAtcttttttgaatgaaatgGAGGAGGAGATTGAACGGCAATTGGATGCAAAGGCAGCTAAATCTAACTTGACTGCTAcgaatgtaaaaaatattttgaaacatGTTATATCACATGAACATGTTAGAGCAATGGTCAATAAAAGACTAACAAAAGGAGATGATGATATTGTTTTTGAACCTAAATTAACAAGGGCTAAAGCCAA AGAACTAGCTTTGGCTCAACCTGATATCCCTTGGCCTATGACACCAGTAAAGACCACAACTTCTGAGGTTCAAGTGCTTATACAAGAAGAATTTCCTGAAGATTCCTCTGATGAAGAATATCAACCTGACCAAGATCCACCAAGCGATGACGATAAAGATGTGGATAATTCTGTAGGAAGCGATATGGATTCTCAGCCAAGAACACCTGCAACTCCCTGTGAGTTATCTGCTTCAATGGAGAGAGCAATCACACCTGATGTTCAATATGATCAAGAAGGAGTTTTTAAAGTACCACAAAA TATTCCACATGTTCCAACTGAAGAGGAAAGTATAGGCCACAGAACTCGATCAAAACTGTGTCTTAGTGAAACACCTTTAGAACAAATAGAACAAGCATTTATCCCACCAGATATCACAACAGACATGTATGACTGGGACTGGGAACCAGAAGACGAGTATATCAACTTTTTGAAGGAATTGTATACTCAGCCTATTCCAAAAGAAATAAACATTGATGATGATCCTGAAGCAGATCCAGAGTATAATATTCTGGAGGATGAAGACATAGAATTAC TGGATAAAGAAGAAGAACTCAGAGAAGACAAAGCAGTCAAAATAACCAAGAAAGAATTGAAGACTTTGATAGCAGAACTTGATGAATTTGCAGACCAGTTTGCAAAACAACATGAGCAAGAACAACAACGACAACAACTAttacaacaacagcaacagcagcagcaacaacataaaatatcgaaaaagaaaagaactcCCGATTCTTCGTTTGTATCAATGGAGACTTCTTTTCCT gGAAATCCAATGGTGGAATTATTGCCTGTGTTAGCTGAACCAGAACTTCCAGAAATTGTTAATCCACACCAACGCTATTTAATATCTGTTCAGCTTTCTCAACATGTGCAACTAATGGCCCAACAATTTATAATGACTTATAAACATCCAATGCTGCACAAACATTCACAAATTTGTAAAGACAATTTAGGCAGTTTACG TACTTTAGGTGCACATATTGGTTCAGAATTTATAGCTCAGAATCTCGCAGATGCATTACAGTTAGTTTCTGATTGGGAATTAAAATTCACTGATGAGACATTTTCTGAGGAATATGCTGAATTTCTAGATGCAGAAATCGAACaagaaaaaatcttttttaagacaaaaagaaaatataaaaaccaGTTCCACCCTGAATTAATTAAGTTAATGGTTGATAGTAAAGCACTTATGCATCCCCAATTGCTTCCAACCGTTTTCCCTAATTCTACTTCAATACACGATAAGCtcaaatatttatcatcagAAGAACA TCTTATAGCTATTGGATTAGAACAGTTCATACCATACATCAAGTCGTTGAACAAGCGATTTAATAAAGACTGCCATATATTTGCCGATGCTGTAaaagaaatacaaaaatatttgctACCAACAAAAGATGTGAAAGGAATGATAATGCACATAAAAAGACGTAAAATAGCTAAGATAAACAACCCCATTAAG CATTATTATGTAACTGGCTCAGCTCCAAGAACAGAACACtgtgttttaaataaatacgaCCTTAGAGCACCAATAGATCAacctataatttttttacctCCATTTTGGAAAGATATAATTGACAAT ATACGGTATGGCACACTTGAGGAGTTCTTATGTTTCACGAAGTCAAAAAAGATAGATTATGACGACGAATTTCTTCCAGTATCTCACGATGAGATCATGATACATAAAGATCATGAATTGAGAAATCCGATAGTTAACGTGATGAGAAATATGCCTTCGTTAATGACACCCCAAAAAGCAGATACTAGCACATCGTCTTCAAAAAGTGGCAGCTCTGCGAGTAGTTCAAAGCCCAAAATAACGCAGTCGAGGGTAAACGAAGCTGAATCCGATGCAGAGTCTGCAGAGAGTATGAGGACATGCGAAACGGACGAAGAGGAGTCGAGGCCAACTCGATTAAGGATGACTACACCTCGTCTGGCAAAAATCAAGAGTGCTCAAAATATGAAACTTATGGCCCAGAATTTATCACCAAAGGTTACCACGTCGAGTACTAATACCATCAATGAGAACAAAGACTACTCCGACAAAAATGACGACGACGCATCTTCGTTTAGCAAAGGG GATAATGAAGACGAAATAGCTGAACTTATGCTTGCTAGCACAACCATAAAGAAGAATACTGCAAGTCGAAAGAAGACAAAGCAAGCTAGAGAGTTGGAAAATTTAAAACGATTGTTAGAggctgaaaataatattaatgaatGCGATAGAGCTACGA aatttGCTGCCTCATATATTCAAAAGATTAACATGAAAGTGGAATCGAAAGACCCAGAGCTATATAGGGCTGTATTCAAGTTATTTTTGGACTACAGTGAAAAGATAGAAAATCTTGATCAGAATAATGGCAGCGATTATTTTCTGGATGAAAATGCATCTCTTCCTGGTGGTAAAAATTTACAAGTCACAGAAAGAAAGGATATTGATAGAGATAAACTTGCAGTGGAACTTTATAAAGaagtcaatgaaaaactccaGGAATATCCGGATCTGCTCacagattttttattatttttgacaCCACATCAGGCGGCACTAGTAGACAAATCCGTAGAACACACACACTTGCTGAAAATGCGCGAATTTGTTCAAGTAACCGAAATGTATTTCGCAAAACAACCTTCTCGTATAGGAAAAGTTATGCAAGCAATGACACAAATATCCTCGGATCCGTTTGTAACGATCGAGACGGCACAAGCTGTAATGGGCGCAGCTCTTAAAGGACATCCATTAATTATGGATCTGTTTTTGCAAATTCTTCCTACAGGGAAACCTCCTGAAAG CTTGTTTGCTGCTCACATGTTCGAGAATCTTTTGTGTCCAGTTGGGCCACATGACAAAAACAAGGCCTACGATGCGGATGCTCCGGAATTTTATGAAAACATTGAGCTACCAGTGTCTACTCCTCAAGAAGACCCTTACGGAGGCGATAGTTGCAAGTGTGATTGTCACAATTTTGTTGATTCGAAAGCCAAAGGAACCAACGAACATTGCGCGTCTTGTGGGACAAGG tttttgaacGGAAGGATATATCTACAAACTTCCGAAGGTTTGAGGCCAGCGAAAATTACGTTCCCTGGAGCAGACGATGAAAAGCTCGAGAACATTTCGCGagtatctttaaaaacaaCTGAAAGATTTGTTCCATGCCCACCGCCGAGAAAGCGTCGGAAATCTTCTAAGAGAGATTCATTATCTGAGGAATCCAATGTTAAACCTTTTTCATCCAAAGGATCGCCTACGAAAGATAGTTTGGAAGAAAGCGATAAACCGTCgacaaaatctaataaaaaggGCATGAAATCGCCATCTAAATCTATAGATTCTAAGAAATTAGTCAAATCTGCTTCTGTAAAAAGTAAACGAGAGAAAAGGACTGATAAAAAAGATGTCAAATTTGAGCCAAAGACTGATGACGATCAAAACGAATTTGGTCCTAATACTGATAATACGGAATTTGAAGAAGGTATAGGCTGTAATACTACTAATGATGAATATGTGGATTTGT tTGGTACTAAACTTGGTGAAATAAGTACCGATAGTCATGAAGACGACGCATTGACAAGCCCGGAAAAAGTAAACGTTTCTTTCACAAATGTGGAAAAATTAGATAATTCTAGTGATTCTGATAGCAGTACAAATTTGGAAACTGAGCAGTCAGCTATTGATACGCCTTGGACAATGCAAGAAGATAAAATACTCTTAGAGAATGTACAGAAAGAATACTCGGAAAAAACTTTTAACTTAATTAGTGCATCATTGAAAAATAGATCTGTTCATCAG gTGAAGGAACGATGTGAATATTTACTGTCTCTGATAGAAAAAATGGCATAA